Proteins found in one Streptomyces sp. NBC_00461 genomic segment:
- a CDS encoding bacterial proteasome activator family protein → MEMPRNDRSPENPQILVVGQDGMAIGGGTGEDSREIPVTEQVEQPAKVMRIGSMIKQLLEEVRAAPLDEASRARLKEIHRSSVKELEDGLAPELVEELERLSLPFTNEGIPSDAELRIAQAQLVGWLEGLFHGIQTTLFAQQMAARAQLEQMRRALPPGVGHEMGEDGPTAGRSGGPYL, encoded by the coding sequence ATGGAGATGCCGAGGAACGACAGGTCGCCGGAGAATCCCCAGATCCTGGTCGTGGGCCAGGACGGTATGGCGATTGGCGGCGGCACAGGCGAGGACTCCCGCGAGATCCCGGTGACGGAGCAGGTCGAGCAGCCGGCCAAGGTGATGCGGATCGGCAGCATGATCAAACAGCTCCTGGAGGAAGTGCGCGCGGCTCCCCTGGACGAGGCGAGCCGGGCGCGGCTCAAGGAGATCCACCGCAGTTCGGTGAAGGAGCTGGAGGACGGGCTGGCGCCGGAGCTGGTGGAGGAGCTGGAGCGGCTCTCCCTGCCCTTCACGAACGAGGGCATTCCCAGCGACGCCGAACTGCGCATCGCGCAGGCCCAGTTGGTGGGCTGGCTGGAGGGCCTCTTCCACGGGATCCAGACCACGCTGTTCGCCCAGCAGATGGCCGCGCGGGCCCAGTTGGAGCAGATGCGGCGCGCGCTTCCGCCGGGCGTCGGCCACGAGATGGGCGAGGACGGCCCCACGGCCGGTCGCTCGGGCGGACCGTACCTGTAG
- a CDS encoding NAD(P)H-quinone oxidoreductase, with translation MHAITIPEPGGPEVLVWDEVPDPVAGEGEVLVEVVAGAVNRADIMQRQGFYDPPPGASPYPGLECSGRIVEIGPGVSGWSVGDEVCALLAGGGYAEKVAIPAGQLLPVPQGVDLKQAAALPEVVCTVWSNVFMVAHLRPGETLLVHGGSSGIGTMAIQLAKAVGAKVAVTAGTKEKLDRCAELGADILINYREQDFVAEVKKATGGAGADVILDNMGAKYLDRNVQTLAVNGRLAVIGLQGGVKGELNLGALLSKRAAVSATSLRARPLSEKASIVAAVREHVWPLLEGGHVRPVVDRELPMSDAAAAHRVVEESGHVGKVLLVVP, from the coding sequence ATGCATGCGATCACGATTCCCGAACCTGGTGGGCCCGAGGTGCTGGTGTGGGACGAGGTCCCGGATCCGGTGGCCGGCGAGGGCGAGGTGCTGGTCGAGGTGGTGGCGGGCGCCGTCAACCGCGCCGACATCATGCAGCGCCAGGGCTTCTACGACCCGCCACCCGGCGCGTCCCCCTACCCCGGCCTCGAGTGCTCCGGCCGGATCGTCGAGATCGGCCCCGGCGTCTCCGGCTGGTCCGTCGGCGACGAGGTGTGCGCGCTGCTCGCGGGCGGCGGCTATGCGGAGAAGGTCGCGATCCCGGCCGGTCAGCTGCTGCCCGTCCCTCAGGGCGTCGACCTCAAGCAGGCCGCCGCGCTGCCCGAGGTGGTCTGCACGGTCTGGTCGAACGTCTTCATGGTCGCCCATCTGCGCCCCGGCGAGACGCTTCTCGTGCACGGCGGTTCCAGCGGCATCGGCACCATGGCGATCCAGCTGGCCAAGGCCGTCGGCGCCAAGGTCGCCGTCACCGCGGGCACCAAGGAGAAGCTGGACCGCTGCGCCGAGCTCGGCGCCGACATCCTGATCAACTACCGGGAGCAGGACTTCGTCGCGGAGGTCAAGAAGGCCACGGGCGGTGCGGGTGCCGACGTCATCCTCGACAACATGGGCGCCAAGTACCTCGACCGCAACGTCCAGACCCTGGCCGTCAACGGCCGCCTCGCGGTCATCGGCCTGCAGGGCGGCGTCAAGGGCGAGCTGAATCTCGGCGCGCTCCTGAGCAAGAGGGCCGCGGTCAGCGCGACCTCGCTGCGCGCCCGCCCGCTCAGCGAGAAGGCCTCGATCGTGGCGGCCGTACGCGAGCATGTGTGGCCCCTGCTCGAAGGCGGTCACGTCCGTCCGGTCGTCGACCGGGAACTCCCGATGAGTGACGCGGCCGCGGCTCACCGGGTCGTGGAGGAGAGCGGACACGTGGGCAAGGTGCTGCTGGTCGTGCCCTGA
- a CDS encoding PadR family transcriptional regulator: MSIRHGLLALLEHGPRYGSRLRTEFEARTGGTWPLNIGQVYTTLGRLERDGLVVQDGEDEAGRVLYALTPAGRAELGAWFARPVERAGRPPRDELAIKLVLAVAAPGVDVRKVVEAQRRHVTDALHEYVRQRAQALVRAPEHPDEMARLLVLEQLVCHTEAEIRWLEHCEARLLRRGKETSAP; encoded by the coding sequence ATGTCGATACGTCACGGACTGCTGGCGCTTCTCGAACACGGCCCCCGCTACGGCTCACGGCTGCGCACCGAGTTCGAGGCGCGAACGGGTGGCACCTGGCCGCTGAACATCGGGCAGGTCTACACGACCCTCGGCCGGCTGGAGCGCGACGGGCTGGTCGTCCAGGACGGCGAGGACGAGGCGGGCCGGGTCCTGTACGCCCTGACGCCGGCGGGCCGGGCCGAGCTGGGCGCCTGGTTCGCGCGTCCGGTGGAGCGGGCGGGCCGTCCGCCGCGTGACGAGCTGGCGATCAAACTGGTGCTGGCGGTCGCCGCACCAGGCGTCGACGTGCGCAAGGTCGTCGAGGCGCAGCGCCGGCACGTGACGGACGCGCTGCACGAGTACGTACGTCAGCGGGCGCAGGCGCTCGTGCGGGCGCCGGAGCATCCGGACGAGATGGCGCGGCTGCTGGTCCTGGAGCAGCTCGTCTGTCACACGGAGGCCGAGATCCGCTGGCTGGAGCACTGCGAGGCCCGGCTGCTGCGGCGCGGGAAGGAAACTTCCGCACCGTAA
- a CDS encoding protein kinase domain-containing protein — MSQDGAQGRYAGRALAGGRYQLRDLLGEGGMASVHLAYDSVLDRQVAIKTLHTELGREQAFRERFRREAQAVAKLTHTNIVSVFDTGEDNLDGMTMPYIVMEYVEGRPLGSVLDEDVRQFGAMPADKALKITADVLAALEISHEMGLVHRDIKPGNVMMTKRGVVKVMDFGIARAMQSGVTSMTQTGMVVGTPQYLSPEQALGRGVDARSDLYSVGIMLFQLVTGRLPFEADSPLAIAYAHVQEEPVAPSSINRALPPAVDALVARALKKNPNERFPSSESMRDECLRVAASFQAAPPSIVPGAPSQSGAGVGSAVFPPVDQSAPVPTGPVQTPYQPTPPPNPYSTPAPTPSPAYGYPQQGGYQTPSPYTQPSTPPPYNITPQPAGARAGGGRNNKPVIVGSIVVSLIAVGGLIAALMLNGGGGGDEGKDGGSSASASATKAAGYRGPDTSKKIDVSDCKEPQESYNDPNKIKLPDFRFKYIQSVKECLQAAGWHLKVNNVAENTYGQGAVLNQFPAADSDVDPKNMPQIQLDVSTGNPPS, encoded by the coding sequence ATGAGCCAGGACGGCGCACAGGGCCGGTACGCGGGGCGGGCCTTGGCCGGAGGCCGCTATCAGCTGCGCGACTTGCTCGGCGAGGGCGGCATGGCCTCGGTGCATCTCGCCTACGACTCCGTGCTCGACCGCCAGGTCGCGATCAAGACGCTCCACACCGAACTGGGGCGGGAACAGGCCTTCCGCGAGCGCTTCCGCCGCGAGGCCCAGGCCGTGGCGAAGCTCACGCACACCAACATCGTCTCGGTCTTCGACACCGGCGAGGACAACCTCGACGGGATGACGATGCCGTACATCGTCATGGAGTACGTCGAGGGCCGCCCGCTGGGCTCGGTGCTCGACGAGGACGTACGGCAGTTCGGCGCGATGCCCGCCGACAAGGCGCTGAAGATCACCGCGGACGTGCTCGCGGCGCTGGAGATCAGCCACGAGATGGGCCTGGTCCACCGGGACATCAAGCCGGGCAACGTGATGATGACCAAGCGCGGCGTCGTCAAGGTCATGGACTTCGGCATCGCGCGCGCCATGCAGTCCGGCGTGACGTCGATGACACAGACCGGCATGGTCGTGGGCACCCCGCAGTACCTCTCCCCGGAGCAGGCGCTGGGCCGGGGCGTGGACGCCCGGTCCGACCTCTACTCGGTCGGCATCATGCTGTTCCAACTGGTCACCGGGCGGCTGCCGTTCGAGGCGGACTCGCCGCTGGCGATCGCGTACGCGCATGTGCAGGAGGAGCCCGTCGCGCCCTCCTCGATCAACCGGGCGCTGCCTCCCGCGGTGGACGCGCTGGTCGCCCGCGCGCTGAAGAAGAACCCGAACGAGCGCTTCCCCAGCTCGGAGTCCATGCGCGACGAGTGCCTGCGCGTGGCCGCCTCCTTCCAGGCCGCCCCGCCGAGCATCGTGCCGGGTGCGCCCTCCCAGAGCGGCGCCGGCGTCGGCTCCGCGGTGTTCCCGCCGGTCGACCAGTCGGCCCCGGTGCCGACCGGCCCCGTCCAGACGCCGTACCAGCCGACTCCGCCCCCGAACCCGTACAGCACTCCGGCGCCCACGCCGTCTCCGGCCTACGGCTACCCGCAGCAGGGCGGCTACCAGACGCCGTCCCCGTACACCCAGCCGTCGACCCCGCCGCCGTACAACATCACGCCCCAGCCGGCCGGCGCCCGCGCGGGCGGCGGCAGGAACAACAAGCCGGTGATCGTCGGCTCGATCGTCGTCTCGCTCATCGCCGTCGGCGGCCTGATCGCGGCGCTGATGCTCAACGGCGGCGGAGGCGGCGACGAGGGCAAGGACGGCGGCAGCAGCGCGAGCGCGTCGGCGACGAAGGCGGCGGGCTACCGCGGGCCGGACACGTCGAAGAAGATCGACGTGAGCGACTGCAAGGAGCCGCAGGAGTCGTACAACGACCCCAACAAGATCAAGCTGCCCGACTTCCGGTTCAAGTACATCCAGTCGGTCAAGGAGTGCCTCCAGGCCGCGGGCTGGCATCTGAAGGTCAACAACGTCGCCGAGAACACGTACGGCCAGGGCGCGGTCCTCAACCAGTTCCCGGCCGCCGATTCCGACGTCGACCCGAAGAACATGCCGCAGATCCAGCTCGACGTGTCGACGGGCAACCCGCCCTCCTGA
- a CDS encoding phosphotransferase, whose product MPHAPPLGALLPQYSAGRAVACEPVDQGLLNRGYRLCTTRGRYFLKHHFDPETADPAAIARQHRATQRLADLGVPVAPPLADRDGRTVAVVGGHAYALHPWIDGRHRHGGQLSTGQCARLGALLGVVHASLERVMPVHARAGTEPDAADPADTFTLIDDLLGRVCRHRPADSFDELARHRLLERRALLEQHADRRPTRGSSVGWVHGDFHPFNLLYRGDAPAAIVDWDRLGLRPRAEEAVRAAAIFFVRPVGTLDLPKVRAYARAYRRTAGATPSELTAAVHRVWWERLNDFWMLRWHYERGDTRADPQFPAASALAVWWTRAYDTVCEAFVE is encoded by the coding sequence GTGCCTCACGCGCCCCCTCTGGGCGCTCTGTTGCCCCAGTACTCCGCAGGCCGTGCCGTCGCCTGCGAGCCCGTGGACCAGGGCCTGCTCAACCGGGGCTACCGCCTGTGCACCACGCGCGGCCGCTACTTCCTCAAGCATCACTTCGACCCCGAGACCGCCGACCCGGCCGCGATCGCCCGCCAGCACCGGGCCACCCAGCGCCTGGCCGACCTGGGCGTTCCGGTGGCCCCGCCGCTGGCCGACCGGGACGGGCGTACGGTCGCCGTCGTCGGCGGGCACGCCTACGCGCTGCACCCGTGGATCGACGGACGCCACCGGCACGGCGGACAGCTCAGCACCGGGCAGTGCGCGCGGCTCGGGGCGCTGCTGGGGGTGGTGCACGCGAGCCTGGAGCGCGTGATGCCCGTGCACGCGCGCGCGGGCACGGAGCCCGACGCGGCCGACCCCGCCGACACGTTCACGCTCATCGACGATCTGCTCGGCCGCGTATGCCGCCACCGCCCAGCCGACTCCTTCGACGAACTCGCCCGCCACCGCCTCCTGGAACGGCGCGCACTCCTGGAGCAGCACGCCGACAGGCGCCCCACGCGCGGGAGTTCGGTCGGCTGGGTGCACGGGGACTTCCACCCGTTCAACCTGCTCTACCGGGGAGACGCGCCCGCCGCCATCGTGGACTGGGACCGGCTGGGGCTCAGGCCCCGCGCGGAGGAGGCCGTACGCGCCGCCGCGATCTTCTTCGTACGGCCGGTGGGCACCCTCGACCTGCCGAAGGTGCGGGCGTACGCACGCGCGTACCGGCGCACGGCCGGCGCCACGCCCTCCGAGCTGACGGCGGCGGTGCACCGCGTGTGGTGGGAGCGCCTCAACGACTTCTGGATGCTGCGCTGGCACTACGAACGCGGCGACACCCGCGCCGACCCCCAGTTCCCGGCGGCCTCCGCGCTGGCGGTGTGGTGGACGCGCGCGTACGACACGGTGTGCGAGGCGTTCGTGGAGTGA
- a CDS encoding potassium channel family protein, whose translation MKLPGHDAIARQADEHLVTHRVELPKKVVDRPIRQVTKRVLLALLVLVATAFIVYVDHDGYNDNSDGAVDLLDAFYYATVTLSTTGYGDITPVSDAARLTNIFVITPLRVLFLIILVGTTLEVLTERTREEWRLNRWRSALRDHTVVVGFGTKGRSAIQTVCATGLKKEQVVVVDPSSKVIEAATAEGYAGVLGDATRSDVLRRAEVHRARQIIIATQRDDTAVLVTLTARQLNRGAKIVAAVREEENAPLLQQSGADAVITSASAAGRLLGLSVLSPAAGMVMEDLIQQGSGLDMVERPVIKAEVGKKPRETEDLVVSVVRGHRVLGYDDPSLGTLQLTDRLITIVRATPGAQVAPDVRPLRQD comes from the coding sequence GTGAAACTTCCGGGCCATGACGCGATCGCCCGCCAAGCGGACGAACATCTCGTGACCCACCGGGTGGAACTCCCGAAAAAAGTGGTGGATCGCCCGATCCGCCAGGTGACCAAACGCGTACTGCTCGCGCTGCTGGTGTTGGTCGCGACCGCCTTCATCGTCTACGTCGACCACGACGGCTACAACGACAACTCCGATGGAGCGGTCGACCTGCTCGACGCCTTCTACTACGCCACCGTCACGCTCTCCACCACCGGCTACGGCGACATCACCCCGGTCAGCGATGCCGCCCGGCTCACCAACATCTTCGTCATCACGCCGCTGCGCGTGCTCTTCCTGATCATCCTGGTCGGGACCACCCTTGAGGTCCTCACCGAACGCACCCGTGAGGAATGGCGACTGAACCGCTGGAGGTCCGCCTTGCGCGATCACACCGTCGTCGTCGGCTTCGGGACGAAGGGGCGCTCGGCGATCCAGACCGTCTGTGCGACGGGGCTGAAGAAGGAGCAGGTCGTCGTGGTCGACCCCAGCTCCAAGGTGATCGAAGCCGCGACGGCCGAGGGCTACGCCGGCGTCCTCGGGGACGCGACGCGCAGCGACGTGCTCAGACGGGCCGAGGTGCACCGGGCGCGGCAGATCATCATCGCCACCCAGCGCGACGACACGGCCGTGCTGGTCACGCTGACGGCCCGGCAGCTCAACCGCGGGGCGAAGATCGTGGCCGCGGTCCGCGAGGAGGAGAACGCGCCGCTGCTCCAGCAGTCCGGCGCCGACGCGGTCATCACCAGCGCCAGCGCGGCCGGCCGTCTGCTCGGCCTGTCCGTGCTCAGCCCCGCGGCCGGCATGGTGATGGAGGACCTCATCCAGCAGGGCAGCGGGCTCGACATGGTCGAACGACCGGTCATAAAGGCCGAGGTGGGAAAGAAGCCGCGGGAGACGGAGGATCTGGTGGTCAGCGTCGTACGCGGGCACCGGGTGCTCGGATACGACGATCCGTCCCTCGGCACACTGCAGTTGACGGACCGTCTGATCACGATCGTACGGGCGACACCGGGCGCGCAAGTGGCGCCCGACGTCCGGCCGTTGCGGCAGGACTGA
- a CDS encoding protein kinase domain-containing protein yields the protein MEQQQRAQGPSDPEATGGGMSDAPEMWGNGGLVGDGRYRLTRRLGRGGMAEVFAAEDVRLGRTVAVKLLRADLAEDPVSKARFTREAQSVAGLNHHAIVAVYDSGEDYVGGQSVPYIVMEIVEGRTIRDLLINAEAPGPEQALIIVSGVLEALAYSHQHGIVHRDIKPANVIITHTGAVKVMDFGIARALHGAQSTMTQTGMVMGTPQYLSPEQALGKAVDHRSDLYATGCLLYELLALRPPFTGETPLSVVYQHVQDTPVPPSQTSDGVSPPELDGLVMRSLAKEPDDRFQTAEEMRGLIQYGLQMLYDQGGHTGTWNTGPVAMHDGRHTPAAGFAGTQVLPHPGDSSGTTQIPQPILPAGYGGGDDGGFEGHGNRGGGRGKLWILAVLAVIAIAAGVALALHNTGGGGGGGKGTTHSPTTSQSTEQDTSSASPSDETSDESTETSTDDSNSSSGSGDYTPSYTPSSTPSSTPSSEPSGEPSKPETSTEPSDKPTPSQTDDPASPDPTDGGGDAGGTTGVSGLG from the coding sequence ATGGAGCAGCAGCAGCGCGCTCAGGGCCCGTCCGACCCCGAGGCGACTGGCGGCGGAATGTCAGATGCGCCGGAGATGTGGGGTAACGGCGGGCTTGTCGGGGACGGCCGGTACCGGCTGACCCGCAGACTCGGCCGGGGCGGCATGGCCGAGGTGTTCGCCGCCGAGGACGTGCGCCTCGGGCGCACCGTCGCGGTCAAGCTGCTGCGCGCCGACCTTGCCGAGGACCCGGTCTCCAAGGCCCGCTTCACGCGGGAGGCCCAGTCGGTGGCCGGCCTCAACCACCACGCGATCGTCGCCGTGTACGACTCCGGCGAGGACTACGTGGGCGGCCAGAGCGTGCCGTACATCGTGATGGAGATCGTCGAGGGGCGGACCATCCGCGACCTCCTCATCAACGCCGAGGCACCGGGTCCCGAGCAGGCCCTGATCATCGTCTCCGGTGTTCTGGAGGCGCTCGCCTACTCGCACCAGCACGGCATCGTGCACCGCGACATCAAGCCCGCGAACGTGATCATCACGCACACCGGCGCGGTGAAGGTGATGGACTTCGGCATCGCGCGCGCCCTGCACGGCGCCCAGTCGACGATGACGCAGACCGGCATGGTCATGGGCACGCCGCAGTACCTCTCCCCGGAGCAGGCGCTCGGCAAGGCCGTCGACCACCGCTCCGACCTGTACGCGACGGGCTGCCTGCTCTACGAACTCCTCGCGCTCAGGCCCCCGTTCACCGGCGAGACCCCGCTGTCGGTGGTCTACCAGCACGTCCAGGACACGCCGGTGCCGCCGTCCCAGACCTCGGACGGAGTGTCCCCGCCGGAGCTCGACGGCCTCGTGATGCGCTCGCTGGCCAAGGAGCCCGACGACCGCTTCCAGACCGCCGAGGAGATGCGCGGGCTCATCCAGTACGGGCTGCAGATGCTGTACGACCAGGGCGGCCACACCGGCACCTGGAACACCGGCCCGGTCGCCATGCACGACGGCCGGCACACCCCGGCGGCGGGCTTCGCCGGTACCCAGGTGCTGCCGCACCCCGGCGACTCCTCCGGTACGACGCAGATCCCGCAGCCGATCCTCCCCGCCGGCTACGGCGGCGGGGACGACGGCGGCTTCGAGGGGCACGGCAACAGGGGCGGCGGCCGCGGCAAGCTGTGGATCCTCGCCGTGCTCGCGGTGATCGCCATCGCGGCGGGCGTCGCGCTGGCGCTGCACAACACCGGCGGAGGCGGCGGCGGCGGCAAGGGCACCACGCACTCGCCGACCACGTCGCAGAGCACCGAGCAGGACACGTCCTCCGCGTCCCCGAGCGACGAGACGAGCGACGAGTCGACGGAGACGTCCACGGACGACAGCAACTCCAGCTCCGGGTCCGGGGACTACACGCCCTCGTACACCCCGTCGTCCACGCCGTCGTCGACCCCGAGCAGCGAGCCGAGCGGCGAGCCGTCGAAGCCGGAGACGTCCACGGAGCCGTCGGACAAACCGACACCGTCGCAGACCGATGACCCGGCCAGCCCGGACCCGACGGACGGCGGCGGGGACGCCGGCGGCACGACCGGCGTCAGCGGCCTCGGCTGA